A section of the Longimicrobium sp. genome encodes:
- the purN gene encoding phosphoribosylglycinamide formyltransferase, which yields MSVPARVAVLASGGGTNLQALIDRFNPAPAPAARVELVVASRAGVGALERAARAGVPAVVLDVREVGAEALAARMLAALEEHRIDFIVLAGWLQLVPAEVVERYRGRMLNVHPALLPGFGGKGMYGIRVHRAVLESGVRVTGATVHLVGDRYDEGRVVAQWPVPVLAGDTPETLAARVLAVEHRILPLAVEALALGEGPPPGPGGPLCFDLLQAPAPPAESIRVTMAAHHQD from the coding sequence TTGAGCGTTCCCGCGCGCGTCGCCGTCCTCGCCTCGGGCGGGGGGACGAACCTGCAGGCGCTGATCGACCGCTTCAACCCCGCGCCCGCCCCCGCCGCGCGCGTGGAACTGGTGGTGGCGAGCCGCGCCGGCGTCGGCGCGCTGGAGCGGGCGGCGCGCGCGGGTGTCCCGGCCGTGGTGCTCGACGTGCGGGAAGTCGGCGCCGAGGCGCTGGCCGCGCGGATGCTCGCGGCGCTGGAGGAGCACCGCATCGACTTCATCGTCCTGGCCGGCTGGCTCCAGCTGGTGCCGGCCGAAGTGGTGGAGCGCTACCGCGGGCGGATGCTCAACGTCCACCCCGCGCTCCTCCCCGGGTTCGGGGGGAAGGGGATGTACGGCATCCGCGTGCACCGGGCAGTGCTGGAGTCGGGGGTGCGCGTCACGGGCGCCACGGTGCACCTGGTGGGCGACCGCTACGACGAGGGCCGCGTCGTGGCGCAGTGGCCCGTCCCCGTGCTGGCGGGCGACACGCCGGAGACGCTGGCCGCGCGCGTGCTGGCCGTGGAGCACCGCATCCTGCCGCTGGCCGTCGAGGCCCTGGCGCTGGGCGAAGGCCCGCCGCCCGGCCCCGGCGGCCCGCTCTGCTTCGACCTGCTGCAGGCCCCCGCGCCCCCCGCCGAGTCGATCCGGGTGACGATGGCGGCGCATCACCAGGATTGA
- the purH gene encoding bifunctional phosphoribosylaminoimidazolecarboxamide formyltransferase/IMP cyclohydrolase — MPRALLSVSDKTGLEAFARALAERGWTLLSTGGTARALREAGLAVTEVSEVTGHPEMMEGRVKTLHPAVHAGLLARRANPDDLAQMRAQGYEPIDLVAVNLYPFRETVARPGFTPQEAVENIDIGGPSMLRSAAKNHESVWVVVDPADYGRVLAALGGADDVARALRRELAVKVFAHTSAYDGAIAAYLGGAGKEEAAASTGTDGEAGGEAFPAEVSLRLEKVQDLRYGENPDQPAAFYRDTAARGGLPGLRQLHGKQLSFINLLDVEGALFAVSAWDGAELAACAVVKHTTPCGIAVGGDAAEAYRKALSTDPASAFGSVVAFNTEVSERAAVLLRPNYVEVVVAPSFAEGALRLLTEKKNIRLLAVPRSPDVEEELDFKRVRGGFVAQRAMRMRFPEDAWRVVTKRQPTGEEMDDLRFAWRAVASVKSNAILLARGGMALGIGAGQMSRVDSSRIAVMKARDQGFDLQGAALASDAYFPFRDGVDAAAEAGVRAIIQPGGSIRDEEVVAAADEHGVAMVFTGRRLFRH, encoded by the coding sequence ATGCCCAGGGCACTGCTGAGCGTATCGGACAAGACGGGGCTGGAGGCGTTCGCGCGGGCGCTCGCGGAGCGCGGGTGGACGCTGCTCTCCACCGGCGGGACGGCGCGCGCGCTGCGCGAGGCGGGGCTCGCCGTCACCGAGGTGAGCGAGGTCACCGGGCACCCGGAGATGATGGAGGGCCGGGTGAAGACGCTGCACCCCGCCGTGCACGCCGGCCTCCTCGCCCGCCGCGCCAACCCCGACGACTTGGCGCAGATGCGGGCCCAGGGCTACGAGCCGATCGACCTGGTGGCGGTCAACCTCTACCCCTTCCGCGAGACCGTCGCCCGCCCCGGCTTCACCCCCCAGGAAGCGGTCGAGAACATCGACATCGGCGGGCCGTCGATGCTGCGCTCCGCCGCCAAGAACCACGAGAGCGTTTGGGTGGTGGTCGACCCGGCGGACTACGGCCGCGTCCTCGCCGCGCTGGGCGGCGCGGACGACGTGGCGCGCGCGCTCCGGCGCGAGCTGGCGGTGAAGGTGTTCGCGCACACCTCCGCGTACGACGGCGCCATCGCCGCCTACCTGGGCGGGGCGGGGAAGGAGGAGGCCGCGGCGTCCACCGGGACCGACGGCGAGGCCGGCGGCGAGGCGTTCCCGGCGGAGGTCTCGCTGCGGCTGGAGAAGGTGCAGGATCTCCGCTACGGCGAGAACCCCGACCAGCCGGCGGCGTTCTACCGCGACACGGCGGCGCGCGGCGGGCTCCCCGGGCTGCGCCAGCTGCACGGCAAGCAGCTCTCCTTCATCAACCTGCTCGACGTGGAGGGGGCCCTCTTCGCCGTCTCCGCGTGGGACGGCGCGGAGCTGGCCGCGTGCGCCGTCGTCAAGCACACCACGCCGTGCGGGATCGCGGTGGGCGGCGACGCGGCCGAGGCGTACCGCAAGGCGCTCTCGACCGACCCCGCCAGCGCGTTCGGCTCGGTGGTGGCGTTCAACACCGAGGTGTCGGAGCGCGCGGCCGTGCTGCTGCGCCCCAACTACGTCGAGGTGGTCGTCGCCCCCTCGTTCGCCGAGGGCGCGCTGCGGCTGCTCACGGAGAAGAAGAACATCCGCCTCCTCGCCGTCCCCCGTTCGCCGGACGTGGAGGAGGAGCTCGACTTCAAGCGCGTGCGCGGCGGCTTCGTGGCGCAGCGGGCCATGCGGATGCGCTTCCCCGAAGACGCCTGGCGCGTGGTGACGAAGCGGCAGCCGACGGGGGAGGAGATGGACGACCTGCGCTTCGCCTGGCGCGCGGTGGCGTCGGTGAAGTCGAACGCGATCCTGCTGGCGCGGGGCGGGATGGCGCTGGGGATCGGGGCGGGGCAGATGAGCCGCGTGGACTCGTCGCGGATCGCGGTGATGAAGGCGCGCGACCAGGGCTTCGACCTGCAGGGCGCGGCGCTCGCCTCCGACGCCTACTTCCCCTTCCGCGACGGGGTGGACGCGGCGGCCGAGGCCGGCGTGCGCGCCATCATCCAGCCCGGCGGCTCCATCCGCGACGAGGAGGTGGTCGCCGCCGCCGACGAGCACGGCGTGGCGATGGTGTTCACCGGGCGGAGGCTGTTCCGGCATTGA
- the larC gene encoding nickel pincer cofactor biosynthesis protein LarC, producing MRGLIFDPFAGVSGDMTVAALLDLGLPLDWLRRFVAGLGLGDIRVDAERVMRKGIACTRLVLELPHEHAHRHLHHVVKIIEGTGVAPEVRDRAVHAFTLLAHAEAEVHGTTPERVHFHEVGALDAIVDILASVAGVAELGVGECYTRPVALGRGWVDMEHGHFPVPPPAVLKLLRGIPVADPELEGECTTPTGAALVAALTGGRPAPAVFTPLANGFGAGARDPGDRPNCLRLVLIEPAGDGESAVLVVQCDVDDLPPEYVPPLVEAVLAAGALDCTATPVAMKKGRPGLRVEALAPPAKLDAVSAALFHAGSSIGVRYWPAERVVLPRRVETVTWRGEEIRVKRSALPGGGERAKPEFEDVARAAARLGITPLAAYRAMLSEGVAAEG from the coding sequence TTGCGCGGACTGATCTTCGACCCCTTCGCGGGGGTGAGCGGCGACATGACCGTCGCCGCGCTGCTGGACCTGGGGCTGCCGCTCGACTGGCTCCGGCGCTTCGTCGCCGGCCTCGGCCTGGGCGACATCCGCGTGGACGCCGAGCGGGTGATGCGCAAGGGGATCGCCTGCACGCGCCTGGTGCTGGAGCTGCCCCACGAGCACGCCCACCGGCACCTGCACCACGTGGTGAAGATCATCGAGGGCACGGGCGTCGCCCCCGAGGTGCGCGACCGCGCGGTGCACGCCTTCACCCTGCTGGCCCACGCCGAGGCCGAGGTGCACGGCACCACCCCCGAGCGCGTGCACTTCCACGAGGTGGGCGCGCTGGACGCCATCGTCGACATCCTGGCGTCCGTGGCGGGCGTGGCCGAGCTGGGCGTCGGCGAGTGCTACACGCGCCCCGTGGCCCTCGGGCGCGGGTGGGTGGACATGGAGCACGGGCACTTCCCCGTGCCCCCGCCCGCGGTGCTCAAGTTGTTGCGCGGCATACCGGTAGCGGACCCGGAGCTGGAGGGCGAGTGTACGACGCCCACCGGCGCCGCCCTGGTGGCGGCGCTCACCGGCGGCCGGCCCGCCCCCGCGGTGTTCACCCCCCTGGCCAACGGCTTCGGGGCGGGCGCGCGCGACCCCGGCGACCGCCCCAACTGCCTGCGGCTGGTGCTGATCGAGCCGGCCGGTGACGGCGAATCGGCGGTCCTCGTCGTGCAGTGCGACGTGGACGACCTGCCGCCCGAGTACGTGCCGCCGCTGGTGGAGGCGGTGCTGGCCGCGGGGGCGCTGGACTGCACGGCCACCCCGGTGGCGATGAAGAAGGGGCGCCCGGGGCTGCGCGTGGAGGCGCTCGCGCCGCCGGCTAAGCTCGACGCGGTCAGCGCGGCGCTCTTCCACGCGGGCTCCTCCATCGGCGTGCGCTACTGGCCCGCCGAGCGGGTGGTGCTGCCGCGCCGCGTGGAGACCGTCACCTGGCGCGGCGAGGAGATCCGCGTGAAGCGCTCGGCGCTCCCCGGCGGGGGCGAGCGGGCCAAGCCGGAGTTCGAGGACGTGGCGCGGGCCGCGGCGCGGCTGGGGATCACCCCGCTGGCCGCCTACCGGGCCATGCTGTCGGAGGGCGTCGCGGCCGAGGGCTGA
- a CDS encoding tetratricopeptide repeat protein, with protein MKIQRGLALALAAALAASAFASDDASAQRGRGRGRGAAAQLPQVGCPGAQPSEQAVKAQEALTRTLITQGAQKQGYFQDALEQTTAGIAADANNPYHHLLRGQALLGLAAEFHGQQAGPEYTAVFPQGTTVNAADAVREAVTALNRAVELCPEMAGAATEARTQSATTTFALGHQRFQAADTTGAIELWRAVTVLDTANVDAYFNLGVLASGRGDVATATANYMRVLSMTQPADSAAAEQRSVAMGGLVNAGARLFNENKFQEAAQAFTQVTTLDPGNRDAWYNHALALYKLQRWRELIPVATRAVQLDPLNYNAAIVLFNAYKELSDAAKAQNNAAVETQNRNLALRTLEAADALPVHMGDISFETGQGSVTVKGTVTGAAAAAGTPVQVEFTLTNPAGEVGKGTVTVTAPAKDQNAPFQLTIPVTGIPTSYRYRLVR; from the coding sequence ATGAAGATCCAGCGTGGGCTGGCGCTGGCCCTCGCCGCGGCGCTCGCCGCGTCGGCCTTCGCCAGCGACGACGCGTCGGCCCAGCGCGGGCGCGGGCGCGGCCGCGGGGCCGCGGCGCAGCTGCCGCAGGTGGGCTGCCCCGGCGCGCAGCCCAGCGAGCAGGCGGTCAAGGCGCAGGAGGCGCTGACCCGCACCCTGATCACCCAGGGCGCCCAGAAGCAGGGCTACTTCCAGGACGCGCTGGAGCAGACCACGGCCGGCATCGCCGCCGACGCCAACAACCCGTACCACCACCTGCTGCGCGGGCAGGCGCTGCTGGGCCTGGCCGCCGAGTTCCACGGGCAGCAGGCGGGGCCCGAGTACACGGCCGTGTTCCCGCAGGGCACCACCGTCAACGCCGCCGACGCGGTCCGCGAGGCGGTCACCGCGCTGAACCGCGCCGTGGAGCTGTGCCCCGAGATGGCGGGCGCGGCCACGGAGGCCCGCACGCAGTCGGCGACCACCACCTTCGCGCTGGGCCACCAGCGCTTCCAGGCCGCCGACACCACCGGGGCCATCGAGCTGTGGCGCGCGGTGACGGTGCTCGACACGGCGAACGTGGACGCGTACTTCAACCTGGGCGTGCTGGCCAGCGGGCGCGGCGACGTGGCCACGGCCACCGCCAACTACATGCGGGTGCTCAGCATGACGCAGCCGGCCGACTCGGCCGCCGCCGAGCAGCGCAGCGTCGCGATGGGGGGGCTGGTGAACGCGGGGGCGCGCCTGTTCAACGAGAACAAGTTCCAGGAGGCGGCGCAGGCGTTCACGCAGGTGACCACGCTGGACCCGGGCAACCGCGACGCCTGGTACAACCACGCCCTGGCGCTCTACAAGCTGCAGCGCTGGCGCGAGCTGATCCCGGTGGCCACGCGCGCGGTGCAGCTCGACCCGCTGAACTACAACGCGGCGATCGTGCTGTTCAACGCCTACAAGGAGCTCTCCGACGCGGCCAAGGCGCAGAACAACGCGGCCGTCGAGACGCAGAACCGCAACCTGGCGCTGCGCACCCTCGAGGCGGCCGACGCGCTGCCGGTGCACATGGGCGACATCTCGTTCGAGACGGGGCAGGGGAGCGTGACGGTGAAGGGCACGGTGACGGGGGCCGCCGCGGCCGCCGGCACGCCGGTGCAGGTGGAGTTCACGCTGACCAACCCCGCGGGCGAGGTGGGGAAGGGGACGGTGACCGTGACGGCGCCGGCCAAGGACCAGAACGCCCCCTTCCAGCTGACGATCCCCGTCACCGGGATCCCCACCAGCTACCGCTACCGCCTGGTGCGCTGA
- a CDS encoding zinc ribbon domain-containing protein, whose protein sequence is MSVETPEQTFVCPRCGAEYAEGDSCPACGALRESVPCDDDASKPAHSRCVICGRALCDGDDEPLPARCVDHRHIPVFEGWAQVYTNNDELSARLLVENLRAEGIDAQLYSQADRSFPMDLGEMSIARVLVPVWEFQHALELIESYMDTEGEVTFACPSCGEVYEPGAEVCASCGAPLTA, encoded by the coding sequence TTGTCCGTCGAGACCCCCGAACAGACCTTCGTCTGCCCCCGCTGCGGCGCCGAGTACGCCGAGGGCGACTCGTGCCCGGCCTGCGGCGCGCTGCGCGAGAGCGTTCCCTGCGACGACGACGCGTCGAAGCCGGCGCACTCGCGCTGCGTGATCTGCGGCCGCGCGCTCTGCGACGGCGACGACGAGCCGCTGCCGGCGCGCTGCGTGGACCACCGCCACATCCCCGTCTTCGAGGGGTGGGCGCAGGTCTACACCAACAACGACGAGCTCTCGGCGCGGCTGCTGGTGGAGAACCTGCGTGCGGAGGGGATCGACGCGCAGCTCTACTCGCAGGCCGACCGCAGCTTCCCCATGGACCTGGGGGAGATGAGCATCGCGCGGGTGCTGGTGCCGGTGTGGGAGTTCCAGCACGCGCTGGAGCTGATCGAGAGCTACATGGACACCGAGGGCGAGGTGACCTTCGCCTGCCCCAGCTGCGGCGAGGTGTACGAGCCCGGCGCGGAAGTCTGCGCCAGCTGCGGCGCGCCGCTCACGGCGTGA
- the der gene encoding ribosome biogenesis GTPase Der, with protein sequence MKLPVVAVVGRPNVGKSTFFNRVLGERVAIVEDRPGVTRDRNFARAEWNGRQFYLVDTGGLVEGSDEPMDRLIREQVLTAIGEADVLAMIVDGKAGPHPLDYAISETLRRTAKPAVLLVNKVDNLGAPSAVQHHDFWDLGLGEPMPVSSLNGKGSGDVLDVIIEHLPEVEGEEPESLRVAVIGKPNVGKSSFVNRLLGEERLVVSDVAGTTRDAIDTPMQYHGRRLVFIDTAGLRRQSKIEEGVEFYSSIRTERAIERADVCLLLMDATQSVAVQDLKVAEKAWEAGCGLVVVVNKWDLVEKETMTAPQYEKELRERAPFLKWVPVLFTSAKTGQRVHRVLELILEAQEQRTRRVSTHDVNDVLRALVTRAKPPAHHGHPVKLLYGTQVAVSPPTFVLWANHPEGVPESYVRYLQNGFREAWGFLGVPLRISLRSRGEDEGE encoded by the coding sequence GTGAAGCTTCCCGTGGTGGCCGTGGTGGGGCGGCCGAACGTCGGCAAGTCCACCTTCTTCAACCGCGTGCTGGGCGAGCGCGTCGCCATCGTCGAAGACCGGCCGGGGGTGACGCGCGACCGCAACTTCGCGCGGGCGGAGTGGAACGGGCGGCAGTTCTACCTGGTGGACACCGGCGGCCTGGTGGAGGGCTCCGACGAGCCGATGGACCGCCTGATCCGCGAGCAGGTGCTCACGGCCATCGGCGAGGCCGACGTGCTGGCGATGATCGTGGACGGGAAGGCGGGGCCGCACCCGCTGGACTACGCGATCTCGGAGACGCTCCGCCGCACCGCCAAGCCGGCCGTGCTGCTGGTCAACAAGGTCGACAACCTGGGCGCGCCGAGCGCCGTGCAGCACCACGACTTCTGGGACCTGGGGCTCGGCGAGCCGATGCCCGTCTCCTCGCTGAACGGCAAGGGGAGCGGCGACGTGCTGGACGTGATCATCGAGCACCTCCCCGAGGTGGAGGGCGAGGAGCCGGAGTCGCTGCGGGTGGCGGTGATCGGCAAGCCGAACGTGGGGAAGTCGAGCTTCGTCAACCGCCTGCTGGGCGAGGAGCGGCTGGTGGTCAGCGACGTGGCCGGCACCACGCGCGACGCCATCGACACGCCGATGCAGTACCACGGCCGGCGGCTGGTCTTCATCGACACGGCGGGCCTGCGGCGGCAGTCGAAGATCGAGGAGGGGGTGGAGTTCTACAGCTCCATCCGCACCGAGCGGGCGATCGAGCGGGCCGACGTGTGCCTGCTGCTGATGGACGCCACGCAGTCGGTGGCGGTGCAGGACCTGAAGGTGGCCGAGAAGGCGTGGGAGGCCGGTTGCGGGCTGGTGGTGGTCGTCAACAAGTGGGACCTGGTGGAGAAGGAGACGATGACGGCCCCGCAGTACGAGAAGGAGCTGCGCGAGCGCGCGCCGTTCCTGAAGTGGGTGCCGGTGCTCTTCACCAGCGCGAAGACGGGGCAGCGGGTGCACCGGGTGCTGGAGCTGATCCTGGAGGCGCAGGAGCAGCGCACGCGGCGCGTCTCCACGCACGACGTGAACGATGTGCTGCGCGCGCTGGTGACCCGCGCCAAGCCGCCCGCGCACCACGGCCACCCCGTGAAGCTCCTCTACGGGACGCAGGTGGCCGTCTCCCCGCCCACCTTCGTGCTCTGGGCCAACCACCCCGAGGGCGTGCCGGAGAGCTACGTGCGCTACCTGCAGAACGGCTTCCGCGAGGCGTGGGGCTTCCTGGGCGTGCCGCTGCGCATCTCGCTCCGGAGCCGCGGGGAGGACGAGGGGGAGTGA
- the plsY gene encoding glycerol-3-phosphate 1-O-acyltransferase PlsY yields the protein MRPWLFVLLSYLWGAIPASYVVGRLARGIDLREHGSGNLGATNTFRVLGAKVAAPVMVFDILKGLLPVVLFSQWDGSPDWRWELAYGAAAIVGHVFSVYMRFRGGKGVATSAGVFLALAPVAVGVGLATWLVVMRFTRMVSAGSIAAAAMVGLLLLLAPLIGTPVRDEVRILGGAIVLFVIFAHRSNIGRILRGVEPRFGGTRKPEETVVAGAAVAADAEDPA from the coding sequence GTGAGACCCTGGCTCTTCGTCCTGCTGTCCTACCTCTGGGGGGCGATCCCGGCGAGCTACGTCGTGGGGCGGCTGGCGCGCGGGATCGACCTGCGCGAGCACGGGAGCGGCAACCTGGGGGCGACCAACACCTTCCGCGTGCTGGGGGCGAAGGTGGCCGCGCCGGTGATGGTGTTCGACATCCTCAAGGGCCTCCTCCCCGTGGTGCTCTTCAGCCAGTGGGACGGCTCGCCGGACTGGCGCTGGGAGCTGGCGTACGGCGCGGCGGCGATCGTGGGCCACGTCTTCTCGGTCTACATGCGCTTCCGCGGCGGCAAGGGGGTGGCCACCAGCGCCGGCGTCTTCCTGGCGCTGGCGCCCGTGGCCGTCGGCGTGGGGCTCGCCACCTGGCTGGTGGTGATGCGCTTCACCCGCATGGTGTCGGCGGGCTCCATCGCGGCCGCGGCGATGGTGGGGCTCCTCCTCCTGCTGGCGCCGCTGATCGGCACGCCGGTGCGCGACGAGGTCCGCATCCTGGGAGGCGCCATCGTGCTCTTCGTCATCTTCGCGCACCGCTCCAACATCGGCCGCATCCTGCGGGGGGTGGAGCCGCGCTTCGGCGGTACGCGGAAGCCGGAGGAGACCGTGGTGGCCGGGGCGGCGGTGGCGGCCGACGCGGAGGACCCGGCGTGA
- a CDS encoding NAD(P)H-dependent glycerol-3-phosphate dehydrogenase, with product MSRAAVVGAGSWGTALANLLAKKGTDTVLWSFEPDVAESIERDHVNTRYLEGVALDPRLRATADMAEALRGASLVVSVSPSHVVRRVMAQAAGHLDDGALVVSASKGIENESLKTMDGVLADVLPAEAARRAAYLSGPSFALEVALEHPTAVTIASEDLEAARAAQDAFQTAYFRVYTSTDVAGVELGGSLKNVVAIAAGMVDGLGFGNNTRAALITRGLAEITRLGVAMGAEPRTFAGLAGMGDLILTCTGALSRNRSVGFELGKGRKLDDILGGMVMVAEGVRTAKSAHDLALKLGVEMPIVHAVHAILFEGLDAKAAVQGLMLREPKAEV from the coding sequence GTGAGCCGCGCGGCCGTGGTCGGCGCCGGGAGCTGGGGGACGGCGCTCGCCAACCTCCTGGCCAAGAAGGGGACCGACACCGTCCTCTGGTCGTTCGAGCCCGACGTGGCCGAGTCGATCGAGCGCGACCACGTCAACACGCGCTACCTGGAGGGCGTCGCGCTCGACCCGCGGCTGCGCGCCACGGCGGACATGGCCGAGGCGCTCCGGGGCGCGTCGCTCGTGGTCTCCGTCTCCCCCTCGCACGTGGTCCGCCGGGTGATGGCGCAGGCGGCGGGGCACCTGGACGACGGCGCGCTGGTGGTGAGCGCGTCGAAGGGGATCGAGAACGAGTCGCTGAAGACGATGGACGGCGTGCTGGCCGACGTGCTCCCCGCGGAGGCCGCGCGCCGGGCCGCGTACCTGTCGGGCCCCAGCTTCGCGCTGGAGGTGGCGCTGGAGCACCCCACGGCGGTCACCATCGCCTCGGAGGACCTGGAGGCGGCGCGCGCGGCGCAGGACGCCTTCCAGACGGCGTACTTCCGCGTCTACACCAGCACCGACGTGGCCGGGGTGGAGCTGGGCGGGTCGCTCAAGAACGTGGTCGCCATCGCGGCGGGGATGGTCGACGGGCTGGGCTTCGGCAACAACACGCGGGCGGCGCTCATCACCCGCGGCCTGGCCGAGATCACCCGCCTGGGGGTGGCGATGGGCGCCGAGCCGCGCACCTTCGCGGGGCTGGCGGGGATGGGCGACCTGATCCTCACCTGCACGGGGGCGCTCTCGCGCAACCGTTCGGTGGGGTTCGAGCTGGGGAAGGGGAGGAAGCTCGACGACATCCTGGGCGGGATGGTGATGGTGGCCGAGGGGGTGAGGACGGCCAAGTCGGCGCACGACCTGGCGCTGAAGCTGGGCGTGGAGATGCCGATCGTCCACGCCGTGCACGCCATCCTCTTCGAGGGCCTCGACGCGAAGGCCGCCGTGCAGGGGCTGATGCTGCGCGAGCCGAAGGCGGAGGTGTGA
- a CDS encoding MerR family transcriptional regulator: MKRPQREFYSIGEVCELLGLKPHVLRYWETQFPALSPPKNRAGNRVYRARDLELIALIQHLVRDERYTLEGARARIEELKQEGAAAEAAGRALEQSFVRSLRDELEELLELLSPPTTSG, encoded by the coding sequence ATGAAGCGGCCGCAGCGCGAATTCTACTCGATCGGCGAGGTGTGCGAGCTGCTGGGGCTCAAGCCGCACGTGCTGCGCTACTGGGAGACGCAGTTCCCGGCGCTCTCGCCCCCGAAGAACCGCGCCGGCAACCGCGTCTACCGCGCGCGCGACCTGGAGCTGATCGCCCTCATCCAGCACCTGGTGCGCGACGAGCGCTACACGCTGGAGGGCGCCCGCGCGCGCATCGAGGAGCTGAAGCAGGAGGGCGCCGCCGCCGAGGCCGCCGGCCGCGCCCTGGAGCAGAGCTTCGTCCGCTCGCTTCGCGACGAGCTGGAGGAGCTGCTGGAGCTGCTCTCTCCTCCCACCACATCCGGTTGA
- the surE gene encoding 5'/3'-nucleotidase SurE yields MSESGSRETLILCTNDDGYLAPGLGVLAKAARALGEVHVVAPDREQSATSHSLTMHVPIRARQVAERTHYVTGTPTDCVMLGVEALLPRRPDFVLSGVNHGMNMGEDVLYSGTVSAAMEATIFGIPAVAVSYAGRGDVDHLEAYGPLLERLLRQIVGRGGFPPETLLNVNLPAIPPEQVRGVRVTRLGRRVFTDAFMQGRDPSGRPYYWIGGGNIEWQLHEGTDFHAVAEGCVSVTPLHLDLTNHALLEHVAGWKLSA; encoded by the coding sequence TTGTCCGAGAGCGGTTCGCGGGAGACGCTGATCCTCTGCACCAACGACGACGGGTACCTGGCGCCGGGCCTCGGCGTGCTGGCGAAGGCCGCGCGCGCGCTGGGCGAGGTGCACGTGGTGGCGCCCGACCGGGAGCAGAGCGCCACCAGCCACTCGCTCACCATGCACGTGCCGATCCGCGCCCGGCAGGTGGCCGAGCGCACCCACTACGTCACCGGCACCCCCACCGACTGCGTGATGCTGGGCGTGGAGGCGCTCCTGCCGCGCCGGCCCGACTTCGTGCTCTCGGGGGTGAACCACGGGATGAACATGGGCGAGGACGTGCTGTACTCCGGCACCGTCTCGGCCGCCATGGAGGCCACCATCTTCGGCATCCCCGCCGTCGCCGTCTCGTACGCGGGGCGCGGCGACGTCGACCACCTGGAGGCGTACGGGCCGCTCCTGGAGCGGCTGCTGCGCCAGATCGTCGGGCGCGGCGGCTTTCCGCCCGAGACGCTGCTCAACGTCAACCTCCCGGCCATCCCGCCCGAGCAGGTGCGGGGCGTCCGCGTGACGCGCCTGGGGCGGCGCGTCTTCACCGACGCCTTCATGCAGGGGAGGGACCCCAGCGGGCGGCCGTACTACTGGATCGGCGGGGGCAACATCGAGTGGCAGCTGCACGAGGGGACCGACTTCCACGCGGTGGCCGAGGGGTGCGTGTCGGTGACGCCGCTGCACCTGGACCTCACCAACCACGCGCTGCTCGAGCACGTGGCGGGGTGGAAGCTCTCGGCATGA
- a CDS encoding protein-L-isoaspartate(D-aspartate) O-methyltransferase → MSDRFVAQRRALIGKMQERGIRDLEVLRAFDLVPRHLFVPQAVAHRAYEDAPVPIGFGQTASQPSLQALYMQLLEIGSGDRVLEIGTGSGFQTAVLAHLADRVYSVERVRDLAIRAREVLDQLRLSNVAILVGDGTIGWSRFAPYDAILVSAGGPEIPQPLLDQLAEGGRMLVPVGTKEAQRLVLVRRAGGRFHSEDVLDCTFVPLLGRFGWADERPSGA, encoded by the coding sequence ATGAGCGACCGCTTCGTGGCCCAGCGCCGGGCGCTGATCGGGAAGATGCAGGAGCGCGGCATCCGCGACCTGGAGGTCCTGCGCGCCTTCGACCTGGTGCCGCGCCACCTCTTCGTCCCCCAGGCCGTGGCGCACCGCGCCTACGAGGACGCGCCCGTCCCCATCGGCTTCGGGCAGACGGCGTCGCAGCCGTCGCTCCAGGCGCTCTACATGCAGCTCCTGGAGATCGGCTCGGGCGACCGGGTGCTGGAGATCGGCACCGGCTCGGGGTTCCAGACGGCCGTCCTGGCGCACCTGGCCGACCGCGTGTACTCGGTGGAGCGCGTGCGCGACCTGGCGATCCGCGCGCGCGAGGTGCTGGACCAGCTGCGCCTCTCCAACGTGGCGATCCTGGTGGGCGACGGCACCATCGGCTGGAGCCGCTTCGCGCCGTACGACGCCATCCTGGTCTCCGCCGGCGGCCCCGAGATCCCCCAGCCGCTCCTGGATCAGCTCGCCGAGGGCGGACGCATGCTCGTCCCCGTCGGAACGAAGGAGGCGCAGCGGCTCGTCCTCGTCCGCCGCGCGGGCGGCCGCTTCCACTCCGAGGACGTGCTCGACTGCACCTTCGTCCCCCTCCTGGGCCGCTTCGGCTGGGCCGACGAGCGCCCCTCCGGCGCCTGA